Proteins encoded in a region of the Mycobacterium branderi genome:
- a CDS encoding DUF7159 family protein, whose product MDTVLGVSMAPSTVRMVLVEGENADGVTIDQDNFEISPNGTPANTVAADRVISAILGTREGAAEGGYHLASTGVTWSDQFEAAALRDALAARKIENVMLVSAFLAAAALAQAVGTATNYANTALLFIEPDTATLAVVDSADGSVSEVHRQPLPEDDDEAVAAITKLAASAERLESRPEGLFVVGSGVDIPLIKPALEAATTLPLSAPEEPDMALARGAALASAHAPLFSSSTAALAYAQDPGTGAVDPYAVSPGYLAAADVDSGEEGLAYSAVPDEEAEAYTAEGPDAYVGLTGEQEILDSGMLDFRAAAAESSRKPFLTAMSVLTIFVVGVVALVISLAVSIRPSVNERPNLSQNAVAPSKQAPAPPKAPPPAALPAPPKTAAPAPAPPPAAAPAPAPAPAPVAAPAPAPAPAPAPALPPPPPPVLPQLGQILAPPPPGPPVEPWGGDHGGGGWGHGRGGGRGHGGGPPGIKVPLAPGLNLGIGF is encoded by the coding sequence GTGGACACCGTACTGGGTGTGTCGATGGCACCCTCGACGGTCCGCATGGTGCTGGTGGAAGGCGAGAACGCCGACGGCGTCACCATTGACCAGGACAACTTCGAGATCAGCCCCAACGGCACGCCGGCAAACACCGTTGCTGCCGACCGGGTGATCTCCGCCATTCTGGGAACCCGCGAGGGTGCCGCCGAGGGCGGCTACCACCTCGCCTCGACCGGTGTGACGTGGAGCGACCAGTTCGAGGCTGCCGCACTGCGCGACGCGCTGGCCGCCCGCAAGATCGAAAACGTCATGCTGGTGTCGGCGTTCTTGGCGGCGGCGGCGCTGGCCCAAGCCGTCGGCACCGCCACCAACTACGCCAACACCGCGCTGCTGTTCATCGAGCCGGATACCGCCACCCTGGCGGTGGTCGACTCCGCCGACGGGTCTGTCTCCGAGGTGCATCGCCAGCCACTTCCCGAGGACGACGACGAGGCCGTCGCCGCCATCACGAAGCTCGCCGCCAGCGCCGAGCGCTTGGAGTCACGGCCCGAGGGCTTGTTCGTCGTGGGTTCCGGAGTGGACATCCCGCTGATCAAACCGGCGCTGGAGGCAGCGACGACGCTTCCGCTGAGCGCTCCCGAGGAGCCGGACATGGCGCTGGCCCGGGGCGCTGCGCTGGCGTCGGCGCACGCGCCGCTGTTCTCGTCGTCGACTGCCGCACTCGCTTACGCCCAGGATCCGGGCACCGGCGCCGTGGATCCCTACGCCGTTTCTCCGGGCTACCTCGCCGCGGCTGACGTCGACTCCGGCGAGGAGGGCCTTGCCTACAGCGCCGTTCCCGACGAGGAAGCCGAGGCCTACACCGCCGAAGGCCCAGACGCCTACGTCGGCCTCACCGGCGAGCAGGAGATTCTGGACTCCGGCATGCTCGACTTTCGGGCGGCAGCGGCCGAGTCCAGTCGTAAGCCGTTTCTGACCGCGATGAGCGTGCTGACGATCTTCGTCGTCGGCGTTGTCGCACTGGTGATTTCGTTGGCGGTCAGCATCCGGCCCTCGGTCAACGAGCGGCCCAACCTCAGCCAGAACGCGGTCGCCCCGAGCAAGCAGGCGCCTGCGCCGCCGAAGGCGCCACCGCCGGCTGCGTTGCCCGCCCCGCCCAAGACCGCTGCGCCGGCGCCCGCGCCCCCGCCCGCTGCGGCGCCTGCCCCTGCGCCTGCGCCGGCTCCCGTGGCGGCGCCCGCTCCCGCGCCCGCACCGGCTCCCGCTCCTGCGCTGCCTCCGCCGCCGCCGCCGGTTTTGCCGCAGCTGGGCCAGATTCTCGCGCCGCCGCCACCCGGGCCGCCGGTCGAACCGTGGGGCGGTGATCATGGCGGCGGTGGCTGGGGCCATGGTCGCGGTGGTGGCCGTGGCCACGGCGGAGGCCCTCCGGGCATCAAGGTTCCGCTGGCTCCCGGGCTCAATCTGGGCATCGGGTTCTAA
- a CDS encoding DUF7159 family protein: MDTVLGVSMAPSAVRMVLVEGENGDGATVDEENFAVGVADESVPASAPEQVISAILGTREGAAEAGYQLRSTGVTWTDQLAAAALWDALASRKVENVMLVSAFLAAAALAQSVGNETGYEHTALLFVEPDTATLAVVHTGDGSIADVHREALPDDDDEAVAKVVELASGAERLESGPEGVLVVGSGVDIPLIKPVLEAATSLPLSAPEEPDTALARGAALASANAPLFASSTSALAYAQDPGTGAVNPYLLLPAYVAAGDIPEDGLAYSAVADEQSGAFTSLGHDDGAIDSGMLDFGAAPVEPAGRRPFLVAMSVLAVFVVGVVTLVISLAASIHPSVNQRPSVGQNAVAPTKQAPPPPVPKAQVPAPPAPTAPPAPPAAAAVPAPPPPVARAPAPVHAPAPVPAAAPPPPPALPPVVIPPLIPPILAPPIFGPPIGPRGGGHGGGGWGHGGGFGHGGGFGGGHGHR; the protein is encoded by the coding sequence GTGGACACCGTACTCGGTGTATCGATGGCACCCTCGGCGGTCCGCATGGTGTTGGTCGAAGGGGAAAACGGGGACGGCGCCACGGTAGACGAGGAGAACTTCGCCGTCGGGGTTGCTGACGAGTCAGTCCCCGCCAGTGCCCCTGAGCAGGTGATTTCGGCGATCCTGGGCACTCGGGAGGGCGCCGCCGAGGCGGGCTACCAGCTGCGATCGACCGGTGTCACCTGGACCGACCAGCTGGCGGCCGCCGCGTTATGGGATGCGTTGGCTTCTCGCAAGGTCGAAAACGTCATGCTGGTCTCGGCGTTCTTGGCCGCGGCGGCGCTGGCCCAGTCGGTGGGCAATGAGACCGGTTACGAGCACACCGCCCTGTTGTTCGTGGAGCCCGACACGGCGACCCTGGCCGTGGTCCACACCGGTGACGGCTCGATCGCTGACGTGCACCGCGAGGCCTTGCCCGACGATGACGACGAGGCCGTGGCCAAGGTGGTCGAACTGGCTTCCGGTGCCGAGCGACTGGAAAGCGGGCCCGAAGGCGTGTTGGTCGTCGGTTCCGGCGTCGACATTCCGTTGATCAAACCGGTGCTGGAGGCGGCGACATCCCTTCCGCTGAGCGCTCCCGAGGAGCCGGATACCGCGCTGGCTCGCGGCGCTGCATTGGCATCGGCGAACGCTCCACTATTCGCGTCGTCCACCTCGGCGCTGGCCTACGCCCAAGATCCCGGCACCGGTGCAGTGAACCCCTATCTGCTGCTGCCGGCCTATGTGGCCGCCGGCGACATCCCCGAGGACGGGTTGGCCTACAGCGCGGTCGCGGATGAGCAATCCGGCGCTTTCACCTCGCTCGGCCACGACGACGGGGCCATCGACTCGGGAATGCTCGACTTCGGTGCCGCACCGGTCGAGCCGGCCGGTCGGCGGCCGTTCCTGGTGGCCATGAGCGTCTTGGCGGTCTTCGTGGTCGGCGTTGTGACGCTGGTGATTTCGCTGGCGGCCAGTATCCACCCATCGGTGAATCAGCGGCCCAGCGTCGGCCAAAACGCCGTCGCCCCAACGAAACAGGCGCCCCCGCCGCCGGTGCCCAAGGCACAGGTGCCGGCACCGCCGGCGCCCACCGCACCGCCTGCGCCCCCGGCCGCTGCGGCAGTTCCGGCCCCGCCACCTCCTGTCGCCCGAGCTCCCGCTCCGGTACATGCGCCGGCGCCGGTCCCGGCCGCGGCGCCGCCGCCTCCTCCCGCGCTGCCACCGGTCGTCATACCTCCGCTCATTCCGCCGATCCTGGCGCCGCCGATATTCGGACCCCCGATCGGGCCGCGCGGCGGCGGTCACGGTGGCGGCGGATGGGGCCACGGTGGCGGCTTTGGCCACGGGGGCGGTTTCGGTGGTGGCCACGGTCACCGGTGA
- the dcd gene encoding dCTP deaminase, giving the protein MLLSDRDLRAEIAAGRLGIDPFDDTLVQPSSVDVRLDSMFRVFNNTRYTHIDPSQQQDELTSLVQPVDGEPFVLHPGEFVLGSTLELCTLPDDLAGRLEGKSSLGRLGLLTHSTAGFIDPGFSGHITLELSNVANLPITLWPGMKIGQLCILRLTSPAEHPYGSARAGSKYQGQRGPTPSRSYQNFIKSS; this is encoded by the coding sequence GTGCTGCTCTCCGATCGCGACCTGCGAGCTGAAATCGCCGCCGGCCGGCTGGGCATCGACCCATTCGACGACACCCTGGTTCAGCCGTCCAGCGTGGACGTCCGCCTCGACAGCATGTTCCGGGTGTTCAACAACACCCGCTACACCCACATCGATCCGTCGCAGCAGCAGGACGAGCTGACCAGCCTGGTGCAGCCGGTCGACGGCGAACCGTTCGTCCTGCACCCCGGCGAGTTCGTGCTGGGGTCCACGCTGGAGCTCTGCACTCTGCCCGACGACCTCGCCGGCCGGCTGGAGGGCAAGTCGTCGTTGGGTCGGCTGGGCCTGCTGACCCACTCGACCGCGGGTTTTATCGATCCGGGTTTCAGCGGGCACATCACGCTGGAGCTCTCCAACGTCGCCAACCTGCCCATCACGCTCTGGCCGGGAATGAAGATCGGTCAGCTTTGCATCCTGCGGCTTACCAGCCCCGCCGAGCATCCCTACGGCAGCGCCCGGGCCGGGTCGAAATACCAAGGTCAGCGGGGTCCCACACCGTCCCGCTCGTACCAGAACTTCATCAAATCCAGCTAA
- a CDS encoding helix-turn-helix domain-containing protein, with product MHHSVPLVYDTAELGEHVRRARRARGFRQDELADRIGVTRMTISRLERGESVSVDIAMRALSECGIALALVPKFSRVAVIDGK from the coding sequence ATGCATCATTCTGTGCCGCTTGTCTACGACACCGCCGAACTCGGCGAACATGTGCGGCGCGCGCGCCGGGCCAGAGGCTTTCGCCAAGATGAGCTCGCTGACCGCATCGGAGTCACCCGCATGACGATCTCCCGCCTCGAGCGAGGGGAATCAGTCAGCGTCGACATCGCGATGCGCGCCCTATCGGAGTGCGGCATCGCGCTCGCGCTGGTGCCGAAGTTTTCCCGAGTGGCGGTAATCGATGGCAAGTAA
- a CDS encoding type II toxin-antitoxin system HipA family toxin, translating into MASKAIDVWLYDVHVARLSEPRRFRLRLDFTEEALDTFGEGSRVLSLALPVSRQPIQDRNTALPVSAFIEGLLPEGNLRRHIASEAGVPVDDTMALLRQIGAECAGAVQFLADGAKPGAGQVRRLTKQELDRLIADLPTYHLPEGATPQASLAGVHDKVLLAALPDGAWGWPEGGAASTHIIKPEPPGGAVRHLIQTEDWALRAARRAGLRAAESRLERFDEREAIVVVRYDRSPEGHRLHQEDFCQALGLDPQAKYESTSEATRLGSRLRRVARAAAPRARDPDGFRVELLQAVTFNVVIGNGDAHSKNYSLLIGRDGSVSLAPIYDAAPVLYLDPAFKGTGHVINGKTNIDDINVDDLTAEAASWGMGVPRARAAVRSCMERVYSSVERVPLPPGAESVRPNLDQLWTRRSWPSAALKSADSGSTVDDADQ; encoded by the coding sequence ATGGCAAGTAAGGCGATTGACGTTTGGCTGTACGACGTGCATGTCGCCAGACTGAGTGAGCCACGCCGATTCCGTCTGCGCTTGGACTTCACCGAGGAGGCGCTCGACACCTTCGGCGAGGGAAGTCGAGTGCTGTCTTTGGCATTGCCTGTCTCACGACAGCCCATCCAAGACAGGAACACCGCGTTGCCGGTGTCGGCGTTCATCGAAGGTCTTCTGCCAGAAGGCAACCTGCGCCGTCACATCGCCTCCGAGGCCGGCGTGCCAGTCGATGACACCATGGCCCTGTTGCGACAGATAGGTGCGGAATGTGCCGGCGCCGTCCAGTTTCTCGCCGACGGAGCAAAGCCCGGCGCCGGCCAAGTCCGCCGGTTGACCAAGCAAGAACTCGACAGACTTATCGCGGACCTGCCGACTTACCACCTGCCCGAGGGCGCCACACCACAGGCATCGCTGGCCGGAGTTCATGACAAGGTGCTGTTGGCCGCCCTTCCCGACGGCGCATGGGGGTGGCCGGAAGGCGGCGCGGCGTCGACACACATCATCAAGCCCGAACCACCCGGCGGCGCCGTGAGGCATCTGATTCAGACGGAAGACTGGGCGCTGCGAGCGGCGCGCCGGGCAGGCTTGCGTGCTGCGGAGTCGCGTTTAGAACGGTTCGACGAGCGCGAGGCCATTGTCGTTGTCCGCTATGACCGAAGCCCCGAAGGCCACCGCCTGCATCAGGAGGATTTCTGTCAAGCGCTAGGTCTCGATCCTCAGGCCAAGTACGAAAGCACCAGCGAGGCAACACGGTTGGGGTCGAGGCTGCGACGCGTCGCACGCGCGGCCGCCCCGAGGGCCCGGGACCCCGACGGGTTTCGTGTGGAGTTGCTGCAGGCCGTGACATTCAACGTCGTGATCGGCAACGGTGATGCTCACTCCAAAAACTATTCGCTGCTGATCGGTCGCGATGGGAGCGTGTCGTTGGCCCCGATCTACGATGCCGCTCCGGTGCTGTACCTGGATCCCGCATTCAAGGGCACAGGGCACGTAATCAACGGCAAGACGAATATCGACGACATCAATGTCGATGACCTCACTGCCGAAGCGGCATCGTGGGGCATGGGGGTGCCGCGTGCACGTGCGGCAGTACGGTCCTGCATGGAGCGGGTATACAGCTCGGTCGAGCGTGTCCCGCTTCCACCGGGAGCAGAGTCTGTCAGGCCGAACCTCGATCAATTGTGGACCCGGCGCTCATGGCCGAGTGCAGCGCTGAAATCCGCGGATTCCGGCTCCACCGTGGACGATGCCGACCAATAA
- a CDS encoding L,D-transpeptidase, which translates to MRAALRCVLALIGTAATVVAGPADVGLAASQSYRFAVVSVLPTRGATVGVAHPVVVTFSAPVADRPAAERAIQVRSVPAMSGHFEWLDNEAVQWVPDRFWPAHSTVALSVGGLATEFKTGPAVVGIADIAEHTFTVTIDGVGTGPPPPRPAPHHRPHWGEEGVLLASMGRPEYSTPVGTYTVLSKERSVIMDSSSVGIPVTNPDGYRIPVDYAVRITKRGLFVHSAPWAVQSLGLENVSHGCISLSPADAEWYFNTVNIGDPVIVQESGIERPQRLAPASSAPR; encoded by the coding sequence ATGCGGGCGGCTCTCCGGTGCGTTCTTGCGCTGATCGGGACCGCTGCGACGGTGGTTGCCGGGCCGGCCGACGTCGGCCTGGCGGCGAGCCAGTCGTATCGGTTCGCGGTCGTGTCGGTTTTACCAACGCGCGGCGCAACTGTGGGCGTAGCACACCCAGTAGTGGTGACGTTCAGCGCACCGGTTGCCGATCGGCCCGCTGCCGAGCGGGCCATTCAAGTCAGGTCGGTGCCCGCGATGAGCGGCCATTTCGAATGGCTCGACAACGAGGCGGTGCAGTGGGTACCCGACCGCTTCTGGCCGGCGCACAGCACGGTGGCGCTGTCGGTGGGCGGGCTGGCCACGGAATTCAAGACGGGCCCTGCCGTCGTCGGTATTGCCGATATCGCGGAGCACACCTTCACAGTCACCATCGACGGAGTCGGGACCGGACCACCGCCGCCACGACCCGCGCCCCACCACCGACCGCACTGGGGAGAAGAAGGGGTCCTGCTCGCTTCGATGGGTAGGCCCGAGTACTCAACGCCGGTCGGCACATACACCGTCTTGTCCAAGGAACGCTCGGTGATTATGGATTCGAGCAGCGTCGGCATCCCTGTCACCAATCCCGACGGTTACCGGATCCCGGTGGATTACGCGGTGCGGATCACCAAGCGTGGCCTATTCGTGCATTCCGCTCCGTGGGCCGTGCAATCGTTGGGCCTGGAGAATGTCAGCCACGGGTGTATCAGCCTGAGCCCCGCGGACGCGGAGTGGTACTTCAACACCGTCAACATCGGCGACCCGGTTATTGTGCAGGAATCAGGAATAGAGCGGCCACAACGGCTGGCCCCGGCAAGCTCTGCACCGAGATAG
- a CDS encoding VOC family protein gives MAAASVPPPGYHSVTPRMVVNDLNGAVAFLRTVFGATGNVEANRPAEVCIGDSLVLVSEAVQRELFPAFLYVYVDDADATYKVALDAGAVTVEPPLDTPYGDRRAMVRDQTGNVYQIASRQIGPTA, from the coding sequence ATGGCTGCCGCGTCCGTTCCTCCACCTGGGTACCACTCGGTTACGCCGCGGATGGTGGTTAACGACCTCAACGGTGCAGTCGCCTTCCTGCGTACGGTATTCGGGGCGACGGGCAACGTCGAAGCGAATCGGCCGGCAGAGGTGTGCATTGGGGACTCGCTGGTCCTGGTATCGGAAGCTGTTCAGCGAGAGCTATTTCCAGCGTTCCTATACGTGTACGTCGATGACGCCGACGCGACATACAAGGTGGCGTTAGATGCCGGTGCGGTGACCGTCGAGCCGCCTCTGGACACCCCATACGGTGATCGCCGGGCAATGGTGCGGGACCAGACCGGCAACGTCTATCAGATCGCCAGCAGGCAAATCGGTCCAACCGCATAG
- a CDS encoding pyridoxamine 5'-phosphate oxidase family protein has protein sequence MDRQQIDDELSTPGAQELLASTSAAHLAYTGKDGTPRVIPVGFFWTGRQFVIATAPTSPKVAALSVRPSVALAIDAGDTPDQARSLSVRGRASVEIVDGVVEEYLAAARKSMDAQAVAEFERNVREMYDQMARIAITPNWLRYYDFGAGRMPKFLQELAERNQT, from the coding sequence ATGGACCGGCAGCAGATCGACGACGAACTGTCCACGCCCGGCGCGCAGGAGTTGCTCGCGTCAACCTCGGCCGCCCACCTCGCCTACACCGGCAAGGACGGGACGCCGCGGGTGATTCCGGTCGGATTCTTTTGGACTGGTAGGCAATTCGTCATCGCCACGGCCCCAACTTCTCCGAAGGTGGCGGCGCTGTCAGTTCGCCCGTCCGTCGCGCTGGCGATCGACGCCGGAGACACGCCCGACCAAGCGCGATCCCTTTCGGTACGCGGGCGGGCGAGCGTCGAGATCGTCGACGGCGTGGTCGAGGAATACCTTGCCGCCGCCAGGAAATCCATGGATGCCCAAGCAGTGGCCGAATTCGAGCGGAACGTCCGCGAAATGTATGACCAGATGGCGCGAATCGCGATCACGCCAAACTGGTTGCGCTACTACGACTTCGGCGCCGGTCGAATGCCGAAATTCCTGCAGGAGCTGGCCGAACGCAACCAAACCTGA
- a CDS encoding long-chain-fatty-acid--CoA ligase: protein MNEQLPQPRYLDDRLTHWAATKPDDEAFTYLDRTWTWRQWNDRVRRLAGALTEMGIERGDVVAFLDKNHPACVELTMAAASLGAANAIINFRLAGDELDYVINDCGATVLIVGSELKPTVDKIRDKLANVEHIIEVTPNGGDGDEYEALLANASPVQRSADVEPDDVCMVMYSSGTTGRPKGVALTQANVLAHTINAHEGWDFDEGDKNMVSMPLFHVGGSSYVQFGIYDGVPSVMTRDVDGMSLAGAILQGANRTFLVPAVLAKVLESGEDAIKLFGQLKTYCYGASPMPLPLLRAALTAWPNTDFIQVYGLTEVCGVISHLMPGAHRDDSHPERLVSAGTLIPNAEVRVVNPDTPVDVPTGQPGELWFRTPQLMRGYLNRPDATAEAVTEDGWFRTGDIGRVDDDGYIYVEDRLKDMIISGGENIYSIEVERVLAEHPAVMEVAVFGVPDERWGESVKAVVTLEGEATEAELIDWARERLAHYKCPKSIDIRDELPRNPTGKILKKDLRQQYWRGRERATV from the coding sequence ATGAACGAGCAGCTGCCGCAGCCCCGCTACCTCGACGACCGGCTGACCCACTGGGCCGCCACCAAGCCCGACGACGAGGCGTTCACCTACCTCGACCGCACCTGGACCTGGCGGCAATGGAACGACCGGGTCCGGCGTCTTGCGGGCGCCCTGACCGAGATGGGCATCGAGCGCGGCGACGTCGTGGCGTTCCTCGACAAGAACCACCCAGCGTGCGTCGAGCTGACAATGGCCGCGGCATCGCTCGGCGCGGCCAACGCGATCATCAACTTCCGGCTCGCCGGCGACGAGCTCGACTACGTCATCAACGACTGCGGTGCCACGGTGCTGATCGTCGGCAGCGAGCTGAAACCGACGGTCGACAAGATCCGCGACAAGCTCGCCAACGTCGAGCACATCATCGAGGTCACGCCCAACGGCGGTGACGGCGACGAATACGAGGCGCTGCTCGCCAACGCCTCACCCGTCCAGCGCAGCGCCGACGTCGAGCCCGACGACGTGTGCATGGTGATGTACTCGTCCGGAACCACCGGCCGCCCAAAGGGAGTCGCGCTCACCCAGGCAAATGTCTTGGCGCACACCATCAACGCGCACGAGGGGTGGGACTTCGACGAGGGCGACAAGAACATGGTGTCGATGCCGCTGTTCCACGTAGGCGGCTCTTCGTACGTCCAGTTCGGAATCTACGACGGCGTGCCGAGCGTGATGACCCGCGACGTCGACGGCATGTCATTGGCCGGCGCAATCCTGCAGGGCGCCAACCGAACTTTCCTGGTGCCGGCGGTGCTGGCCAAGGTGCTGGAATCCGGCGAGGACGCCATCAAGCTGTTCGGTCAACTCAAGACGTATTGCTACGGCGCGTCGCCGATGCCGCTGCCGCTGCTGCGCGCGGCGCTAACGGCGTGGCCCAACACCGACTTCATCCAGGTGTACGGGCTGACCGAGGTCTGCGGCGTGATCAGCCACCTCATGCCCGGCGCGCACCGCGACGACAGCCATCCCGAGCGGCTGGTCAGCGCCGGCACCCTGATCCCGAACGCCGAGGTGCGAGTCGTCAACCCGGACACCCCGGTCGACGTGCCCACCGGCCAGCCCGGCGAATTGTGGTTCCGCACACCACAATTGATGAGGGGCTACTTAAACAGGCCGGACGCGACGGCCGAAGCGGTCACCGAAGACGGCTGGTTCCGCACCGGCGACATCGGCCGGGTCGACGACGACGGCTACATCTATGTCGAAGACCGGCTCAAGGACATGATCATTTCCGGCGGCGAGAACATCTACTCGATCGAGGTCGAGCGCGTGCTCGCCGAGCATCCCGCGGTGATGGAGGTCGCGGTGTTCGGTGTGCCCGACGAACGTTGGGGCGAGTCCGTGAAGGCCGTCGTCACGCTGGAAGGCGAGGCGACGGAAGCCGAACTAATCGACTGGGCGCGCGAGCGGCTGGCGCACTACAAGTGCCCCAAGAGCATCGACATCAGGGACGAGCTGCCTCGCAACCCAACTGGCAAGATCCTGAAAAAGGATCTGCGCCAGCAATATTGGCGGGGCCGCGAGCGGGCAACCGTTTAG
- a CDS encoding glycoside hydrolase family 16 protein, producing the protein MNRRNVMLMLGIGAVAAATPLPKAQAYPSRPAPAAPAPGATTGGFIFRDEFDGPAGSAPGGNWAVSNYRTPIKNPVGFDRPEFWYQYRDSRQNVFLDGKSNLVLRATHDGDTYFGGLVSGNWRGGIGTTWEARIKLNCLTAGCWPAFWLSNDFPGREGEVDLVEWYGNGTWPAGTTVHADPFGTAFETQPIGVDGNWHNWRVTWNQTGFYFWEDYVDGAEPYFSVPATGIEDLNDPIRKWPFNDPDYTMFPVFNLAVGGSGGGDPAGGSYPAEMLIDWIRVF; encoded by the coding sequence ATGAATCGTCGCAACGTGATGTTGATGCTCGGGATCGGCGCCGTGGCAGCCGCAACGCCTCTCCCGAAGGCGCAGGCCTACCCGTCACGACCCGCGCCTGCCGCGCCCGCACCCGGTGCCACCACTGGCGGCTTTATTTTCCGTGACGAGTTCGACGGCCCGGCCGGTTCCGCCCCCGGTGGGAACTGGGCGGTGTCGAACTACCGGACCCCGATCAAGAACCCGGTGGGCTTCGATCGACCCGAATTCTGGTACCAGTACCGGGATAGTCGGCAAAACGTGTTCCTCGACGGCAAATCCAACCTGGTCCTACGCGCCACACATGACGGCGACACCTATTTCGGCGGTCTCGTCAGCGGCAATTGGCGGGGAGGGATCGGGACGACGTGGGAGGCCCGGATTAAGCTCAACTGCCTCACCGCCGGCTGCTGGCCCGCCTTCTGGTTGTCCAACGACTTTCCCGGCCGCGAAGGCGAAGTCGACCTCGTCGAGTGGTATGGCAACGGGACGTGGCCTGCCGGAACCACCGTCCACGCGGATCCGTTCGGCACCGCTTTCGAGACCCAGCCGATCGGGGTGGACGGCAACTGGCACAACTGGCGGGTCACCTGGAATCAGACCGGGTTTTACTTCTGGGAAGACTACGTCGACGGGGCGGAGCCATACTTCAGCGTTCCGGCCACCGGCATCGAAGATCTCAACGACCCCATCCGCAAGTGGCCGTTCAACGACCCCGACTACACGATGTTTCCCGTGTTCAATCTCGCGGTTGGTGGTTCGGGCGGCGGCGACCCAGCGGGCGGAAGCTACCCCGCGGAGATGCTCATCGACTGGATACGCGTCTTCTAA
- a CDS encoding DUF7159 family protein, with translation MDIVLGVSMAPTAVRMVLVEGEDADGVVVEQECFEVGGSGPSSGPEQVIAAILGTREGAAEGGYRLMSTGVTWTDPSEVGVLRDALSTRDLRNVMLVSPLLAAAALAQTVGHALGYEYTALLFVEAESVTLAVVDTSDGSIVNLHRQEVTCAPYTGQAAADLATMVERLDGLEARPDGLFIVGCGVDIFPIKHHLEVAAPIPVSVAEEPDMALAHGAALASANAPLFASSTAALAYALDPGTGEVNRDVLAPAYLDVSADAVVGTGALAYSAVPDDVDVDSRPHRPLLVIGSGVAALLVIGVVALVVSLAADVRPTVGQQPPSANGNVAVPTKQAPPSPPPAAAAPSPPAAPPPPAPPPPSAAPQPPPPPAPAPETITEPAPVVRQAPQRVANPAPVRQAPPRQAPAYVPPPAPQEAPPPAAPPPPPPAAPPPAPPAPQMPPMTMYLHLPFVTVPIPINPPPPPAPPPGP, from the coding sequence GTGGACATCGTTCTTGGTGTGTCGATGGCACCAACGGCGGTCCGCATGGTGCTCGTCGAAGGCGAAGACGCCGACGGTGTCGTCGTCGAGCAAGAATGCTTCGAGGTCGGCGGCTCAGGGCCGTCCAGTGGACCCGAGCAGGTGATAGCTGCCATCCTCGGCACCCGGGAAGGCGCCGCCGAAGGCGGCTACCGGTTGATGTCGACAGGGGTGACCTGGACCGATCCCAGCGAAGTCGGCGTGTTGCGCGACGCGCTGTCCACCCGTGACCTGCGAAACGTCATGCTGGTGTCCCCGCTGCTCGCCGCGGCTGCGCTGGCTCAGACGGTCGGCCACGCGCTGGGCTACGAGTACACCGCATTGCTGTTCGTCGAGGCGGAAAGCGTCACGCTGGCTGTGGTGGACACGTCCGACGGTTCGATCGTCAACCTGCACCGCCAGGAGGTGACGTGCGCGCCGTATACCGGGCAGGCGGCCGCCGATCTGGCCACGATGGTCGAGCGCCTGGACGGCCTGGAGGCACGCCCGGACGGGCTGTTCATCGTCGGCTGCGGCGTCGATATCTTCCCGATCAAGCATCACTTGGAAGTGGCGGCACCGATCCCGGTCAGCGTGGCCGAGGAGCCCGACATGGCGCTGGCTCACGGCGCGGCGCTGGCGTCGGCCAACGCCCCGTTGTTCGCATCGTCGACCGCCGCGCTGGCCTACGCGCTGGACCCGGGAACCGGCGAAGTGAACCGGGACGTGCTGGCGCCGGCCTACCTCGACGTGTCCGCCGACGCCGTCGTCGGCACCGGCGCCCTCGCCTACAGCGCTGTGCCGGACGACGTCGACGTGGACAGCCGGCCGCACCGGCCGCTGCTGGTGATCGGTAGCGGAGTAGCCGCGCTTCTGGTGATCGGCGTTGTGGCGCTGGTAGTTTCGCTGGCCGCCGATGTCCGCCCGACGGTCGGGCAGCAGCCGCCCAGTGCGAACGGAAACGTCGCCGTGCCCACAAAGCAGGCGCCGCCGTCCCCGCCGCCTGCCGCGGCCGCGCCATCCCCGCCGGCCGCCCCGCCGCCACCGGCGCCGCCGCCTCCGTCGGCCGCGCCGCAGCCGCCACCCCCGCCCGCGCCGGCCCCCGAAACCATCACCGAACCGGCGCCGGTGGTGCGTCAGGCGCCGCAGCGGGTGGCGAACCCGGCTCCGGTGCGTCAGGCACCGCCACGGCAGGCGCCTGCTTACGTGCCGCCGCCTGCACCGCAAGAAGCGCCACCGCCGGCTGCGCCGCCGCCACCGCCCCCGGCTGCGCCACCACCGGCTCCACCCGCGCCGCAGATGCCGCCGATGACGATGTATCTGCACCTGCCGTTCGTCACGGTGCCGATCCCGATCAACCCACCACCGCCGCCGGCGCCGCCGCCGGGGCCCTAG